The DNA segment TTTCGGAAGACCCTATGGGGCAACGATTCGCCTCAATTGCGTCTACTCTCGATGAAGAAGCGCAGAATCGGACGGCCCTGTTCGATCTAGCGAATCTGTACCATGCAAATGAATACGATGATCGGGCACAGTTTCTCTACAATTGGCTGATAGAGAGCGAGTCGGATCCAGAAACCTTGGCCCGTCTCAACTACCTCGCTGCCCAGCTGGTTAAGGAGCGCGGGTATTCAGAAGAAGCCTTAGCCTATCTGGAAGCGTCCGTGGCCGCCTTCGACGGTTATGGCCAGGCCATCGTTCAACTCGGCGAAGCAAGGCTCAAGACTGGCGATCTGGAGGCTGCGGAAACCCTTTTTCGAAAAGGCATGGCTAACGATTCTCAATTGGTTTCGGCCTATCTGGGACTCGCGAGGGTCCACGAGCAGCGAGGGCAACTAGATTTGGCGATTGAGGCCCTGGAAAAGGTCCTGACCTTCGACGCCGAAAATACTCCGGCCAAGGCCTTGCTATCCCAGTTGTATGCTCGTTCTGGAGACAAGAGACAAGCCTACCTGATCTCTGAGTCGATCGCGTATTCGACCAGTCCTCCCGAGTCGGACCCTTGGCTTCAGGAAGTGAAGGAACTTATACTGGATACGCAGCGCCTGGATTTCCTGTTCCTCGACTACTTCATGGTTGGGCTGTACGAGGAAGCGGAGCCTTACCTGCAACGCATGGAGGAAATCGAGCCCGAAAACCCTCGTTGGTCGCGCTATCGAGCGATCATGTACATGAGTTCTGGATACTTTGAGAAAGCCGAGTCAGAGATTCGCGAGGGACTCGAGAACGGCGGTGAGGTGGATGTTTTTTATCCCTTGCTCGTCAAGTCGCTCAGTCTGCGCGGCCAGTCTTCTGAGGCAGAGACGGTGGCCCGGGAAGCTATCGAACGCTTTGGGCCGAGTGGGGAGCTGAATCTGGAATGGGCCCGACTCCTCATGGAAAAACAATCGTACGAGGAGGCGATGACAGCGCTAAATCAGGGTCTGGAAGCGAAACCCTATGACCTTGAGCTTCATTTCACCAGGGCCCGTCTTGGCCTCAAGCTGGGAAAGACAGAAGAGGCATCGGAAAGTCTGAAGATGGTGCGCCAGCTGGCACCCATGGATTCTGAAGCCCAGGTAAGGGCAGCTTTGGTGTTGATGGAAGCGGGGAGATTCGATGAAGCCTTGCCGTTTTTGAATCAGGCTCGCAACGCTAGTCCTTATTATGCGGACGCGATCGAGCTCCTTGCGGATGCTTACTTCGAAATAGGTAGAGTAGCGCAATCGAAAGGACGGATCGACCAAGCTTTGGAGAGCTACAACCGCTCCTTGGAATTCGCACCGCGGCGTCTTGATGTTCTCGGAGCCCGAGCTCAATTGGCGATTGAAAGTGGACGTCTGGAGGTAGCAGAGGTCGCCCTGCGAGAACTGCTTTCGGTAACAGGAGAGAAACCGGGAATGCTGCTCATCTATGGCGATATTCTATTTCGAAGCGGCAAGGTAGCGGAAGCCCGCACTCATTGGCGAATCGCTCTGGGGCGTCTTGGAGAGAGTGAACAGGAGTCCCAGCTTCAGCGTAAACTGGATGTCCGACTCCAGCAGTCATCCGCTTTTATCAGGGGCGGAAAATGAGATCCGTTTCCGATTCTCGAAACGAGCTTGAGAACAAAAAGGCCCTCGCATGTCGCGAGAGCCTTTGATGAGCTTTTTTAGAGAATATCTCTACCAGGTGGCTGTCACTTTGGACGTGCCGTACGAGCCGGGTGCGTAGTGAGCGTTGATTGCAAGATAGACACCGACGCTATCGCCCGCATACGCGGTTCCAGTATCTATTTCATTCACTGAACCGGAGAACCACCCAGCGATGAAGACAATTTCCCCATTTTGCGAATTGGCGTTGGCGGTCCCGCTGATGGAACCAGATCCTGTGATTTGGGCTACGAACTGTGTTGTAGCTGTGGGATATAATGAACCTCCTCCACCGTTTTGCTGCTGCCCGGAGTAGGAAGCTGAGCACTGCCAGACTTTGCTGCCGGCCTGCAGGCAAGTGGCGAATCCGATGAGGGTGATGAGAGCTAGGATCTTTCGTTTCATATACTATCTTTTGGGTTTAGTTATACACGTGTGCCACCTCTGGCTAGCGAGCCTTCAGCGGCGGAGAGTTGAATTCCTATCTAAAAAGTTATGATGTCCGAAACTGTCCGCTATGGGATGGTGGGAGCCTCTTTCAAACCGTATCGCGAGAAGTCCATTTGCAGTCTTAATCCCAGCTTTCGGGCCCGTTGCTGGACGTCTTTAGAAATCAGTTCCAAGAAGCGTTCTTCTTTGATTTCCCGTTCTAGACGTGGACGTAGCTCCTCGAGTGTGACCGATCGCAGCTCGAGAGTTTTCGCCTTTTCGAATATCGCGACCCCATCGTAATAGGGGGCCGGTCCGGTTCTGGCTCCATCGGCAAGAGCGAGTAGCGCTCTGTTGGGCCAGGCATCGGTGATCGGTGGCGAATCTTCGGTGACTTGCAGGTTTGGTCGAGATTTCGATGGAGGGTTCCCGTCGGAAAAAGATTTCCAGGAATCGAAGATCAGGAGGGTTCCTTCGATTCGTGATGCTTTGGTCATATCGCTATACCTTTGTTGAAACCCTTGCATTATTTCCGTTTCGCGAATGCGGCCTTCGCCTTCGAAGAGTTCCGCTTTGTACGCTTCAAGCATGCAGTTGTTTTCGTAGTTCAAACGATTCTGAGAGAATCGGGGTTCGGAGGTCATCCCGCCCGAGCGACCAAGTCGCAGACACAGCCTCGAGAGCACGTAGAAATCGATCGCTCTTTCGATCTTGTCTGGATGGTCAAGCAATTGGCGTTGAATAGCGTGGTTATAGTCTGCGATGAAATCGTTGACGCTCACTGGGTGTACGCTTTCATCCAGCCTGTATTCGAAGAGGCGACTGTTTCCTAAATTCCTGTCTGCCAAGCTCAACTTGCCTCGATCGTCTATAGAAAGGCTTTGCGCAATCGTGGGTAGGAGTTGACCTTGGATCCTGAGCTGAGCCTGATCTTTGAGAAGATATTTGTATTTCTCCAATCTAACGGCTCGATCGATTAGAGAAGCATGCTCAGAAAATGACGCGTCATGCAGATGGTCGTAGAGAGTACTGGACGACTCTTTAGCGGTAAGTTGAAAGTAGAGGAGGGTTCCTAAGTGGGAGAAAGGGCCATAGAGCTTTCCGGTTTCCGCTTTCGAGATTTCCTCTCGAATCGACATGTGCGGATTGAATGGCCAATTTAGGCTTGCGACGGAACGTTTGCTGCCCGGTCTTTCTTCTCGCGTTATGTATGACTCGAGCTCTGAAAGCGCTTTGAAATCCTGTAGGCTACTTGTCGACTCGGCTGCATCCAACTCAATGAAGATTCCGGTGACCTTGGTCTTAGCTTGAAGACGGGTTTCTTCGAGTTTTTCGGGATGTATCGGTATGGTGGGTACAGTCCTTTTCAGGACAGGGCTATCGTCTTGAATCAGCAAATAGCGCTCCATGGAGTCGACTGCGAGTGCGACTTCAGGTCGCTCGGACCATCCTTCCTTACGCAATTCGGCGATCAAGCATTGTTCGGCGATAAAACGAGTAAACCATTCCGATTTCTCCCGGGTGGATGGAGGTTGGGGGGCGGACGATAGGAATAAGTTGTAATTCTTGTCTACGATGTATTGCGAAACAGCATAGCCATCGAATTTCAAAGCAGTTGAGAGATCGACTGTTTTAGGGTCGCTGGTAAAACAGCGTCCGGAGGGCAAGATGAGAAAACTTGCAACGAACGCTACGAGGGAAACGACCAAGGAGCTAAAAAGCGGGTTCGGCCAACGAGGATCTAGGTTTCTTGCTTCGGTTCTCATTCGTACTGATAATCCAAATACAAGTCAGTGAACGCGGTGAATGTATCTTCTTCTAGGATGCTTGCGACCTCCTCCAGAAACAGTTTATCGAAGGAGGACAGATCGTTGCTGGACGAGTCTTCAGATTGCTGGCTGTCGCTTTCCAGAGCAGCTTGATATTTCGTTATCGATTCCTCGTAGCTTCTCGCCACCGCCGCGGCTTTTTCTTCGCTTAGGTGTCGTTGCCTCGCTTTCATCTGGCTACGGATTTCCGGAAGCTTTTCGCGGAAGGTCAGCGAAGCGACGTAGGTGTCGAAACGGGAAATGTCCTG comes from the Pelagicoccus sp. SDUM812003 genome and includes:
- a CDS encoding tetratricopeptide repeat protein, with protein sequence MGQRFASIASTLDEEAQNRTALFDLANLYHANEYDDRAQFLYNWLIESESDPETLARLNYLAAQLVKERGYSEEALAYLEASVAAFDGYGQAIVQLGEARLKTGDLEAAETLFRKGMANDSQLVSAYLGLARVHEQRGQLDLAIEALEKVLTFDAENTPAKALLSQLYARSGDKRQAYLISESIAYSTSPPESDPWLQEVKELILDTQRLDFLFLDYFMVGLYEEAEPYLQRMEEIEPENPRWSRYRAIMYMSSGYFEKAESEIREGLENGGEVDVFYPLLVKSLSLRGQSSEAETVAREAIERFGPSGELNLEWARLLMEKQSYEEAMTALNQGLEAKPYDLELHFTRARLGLKLGKTEEASESLKMVRQLAPMDSEAQVRAALVLMEAGRFDEALPFLNQARNASPYYADAIELLADAYFEIGRVAQSKGRIDQALESYNRSLEFAPRRLDVLGARAQLAIESGRLEVAEVALRELLSVTGEKPGMLLIYGDILFRSGKVAEARTHWRIALGRLGESEQESQLQRKLDVRLQQSSAFIRGGK